One genomic window of Bradyrhizobium sp. B124 includes the following:
- a CDS encoding aspartate aminotransferase family protein, which produces MSKRFAGSSVAANERVGQKSKENFARAQLVFPDGTSRITIDRDPVPIYVKRGVGSYLFDVDGRRFLDLNCNFTTLIHGHAFAPVVEALTNQLQRGSCFANPTESEIQLAELLCDRIPQVERVRFVNTGTEAVLFAIKAARAFTGRSKIAKIEGAYHGAYDWAEVSLAAMPDNWGDPAAPKSTAFYHGTPASVLDEVVVLRFNDVEGARRLLSLHAHKLAAVVLDPMPSRGGLIAPKPEFIAAIQDTARKNGILVIADEVLNLRQSLVGASARYGLVPDLVTMGKIIGGGLPIGAIGGRRDVMKTFDASAGRPLLPQGGTFSANPLSMTAGLAAMRRLDHAAFAHLEMLGNFVRDEVGRAISNRGAPLCVTGATSLFRIHPMVQIPNDYREAHPAPTGATLMKQLTRFFAENGIILPHGAVASISTPMVRADAEFIVDVFGGFLDSHQDMLNAIRCQT; this is translated from the coding sequence GTGAGCAAGAGGTTTGCAGGTTCTAGTGTGGCGGCAAACGAGCGTGTCGGACAGAAATCGAAGGAGAATTTTGCTCGCGCGCAGTTGGTTTTCCCTGACGGCACGTCGCGAATAACCATCGACCGGGATCCGGTTCCGATTTATGTCAAGCGCGGAGTAGGCAGCTATCTGTTCGATGTTGATGGCCGCCGGTTTCTCGACCTCAATTGCAACTTCACGACGTTGATCCATGGTCATGCCTTCGCGCCCGTCGTAGAAGCGCTAACCAATCAACTCCAGCGCGGCAGCTGCTTTGCAAATCCGACCGAGAGCGAGATACAACTCGCCGAACTACTCTGCGATCGAATTCCACAGGTTGAGCGTGTTCGCTTCGTCAATACGGGGACTGAGGCCGTGCTGTTTGCGATCAAGGCTGCTCGGGCATTCACGGGACGTTCGAAAATCGCCAAGATCGAGGGCGCTTATCATGGTGCCTACGACTGGGCTGAGGTGAGTCTGGCGGCGATGCCGGACAATTGGGGCGATCCAGCCGCACCTAAGTCAACGGCGTTCTATCACGGAACGCCGGCGAGCGTGCTTGATGAAGTGGTTGTACTCCGATTCAACGACGTTGAAGGTGCGCGCCGGCTATTGTCTTTGCACGCGCACAAGCTCGCCGCCGTCGTTTTGGATCCTATGCCAAGCCGCGGCGGTCTAATAGCGCCGAAGCCTGAATTCATTGCTGCGATTCAGGATACTGCCCGTAAAAATGGCATTCTGGTGATTGCTGATGAAGTGCTGAATCTTAGGCAGAGTTTAGTGGGGGCTTCCGCCCGCTATGGGCTTGTTCCGGACCTCGTTACGATGGGCAAGATCATCGGCGGAGGTTTGCCGATTGGAGCAATCGGCGGGCGTAGGGACGTGATGAAAACATTTGATGCGTCAGCGGGACGGCCACTGCTTCCGCAAGGCGGTACATTTTCCGCCAATCCTCTATCAATGACAGCGGGTCTTGCTGCAATGCGGCGTCTTGATCATGCGGCTTTTGCACATCTGGAGATGCTCGGGAACTTTGTCCGAGATGAGGTTGGTCGGGCTATCTCAAACCGGGGCGCGCCGCTGTGCGTGACCGGAGCGACCTCACTCTTTCGCATCCATCCGATGGTGCAAATCCCGAATGACTATCGCGAGGCCCATCCCGCGCCCACCGGGGCAACTCTAATGAAGCAGCTCACGCGCTTTTTTGCAGAGAACGGCATCATCCTGCCGCATGGCGCTGTCGCGTCAATCTCGACACCAATGGTTCGCGCGGACGCCGAATTCATTGTCGATGTGTTCGGGGGCTTTCTCGACAGCCATCAAGACATGCTGAACGCGATAAGGTGCCAAACATGA
- a CDS encoding aminotransferase class I/II-fold pyridoxal phosphate-dependent enzyme: protein MQQQSESSSAGRLIRHFRNTKYMINESRAFFDAAHAAGIMAVHGRSTIGRAFALGTGSLDSRSRVIDFVRCSYLGLDNHPAIVAAAIEAIQAHWSLHWSCARTRLNFDLLAELEATLSDMFSARVLAFSTVMLANLGAMPLLASGQLTGGCKPVVVFDRIAHVSLAYHKPVVADETQVETIAHNDIDALERLCRKHPLVVYVCDGVYSMGGTSPIKELRQLQDRYGLFLYVDDAHGISLFGRQGEGFARSQFPQVLGDRTIIAASLGKGFGASGGILMLGTADQEDLFRRYSIPYAFSVAPNLAAVGAALGSCKIHRSVELSERQMRLAQRISIFDSLVATAEQGNSLPIRMISIGSEAKAIAIVGELLNAGLYTSVTFFPTVARGRAGIRVCITADHEVDDIERLCDCILEKVPDATAKPTPLASVPP from the coding sequence ATGCAACAGCAAAGCGAGTCGTCTAGTGCCGGTCGGTTGATCCGACATTTTCGGAACACGAAGTACATGATCAATGAGAGCAGGGCGTTTTTTGATGCGGCCCATGCGGCTGGTATCATGGCTGTGCACGGACGTTCCACGATCGGACGTGCCTTTGCTCTGGGTACCGGCTCACTTGACAGTCGATCTCGGGTGATTGATTTCGTGCGATGCTCTTACCTTGGCCTCGACAACCATCCAGCTATCGTCGCTGCCGCGATAGAGGCCATTCAGGCACATTGGTCATTGCACTGGTCCTGCGCACGAACGCGGCTCAATTTCGATCTGCTGGCAGAGCTTGAGGCCACTCTGTCGGACATGTTTTCCGCCCGCGTGCTAGCTTTTTCCACTGTCATGCTCGCTAATCTAGGTGCGATGCCTCTCCTTGCTTCCGGCCAATTGACAGGCGGCTGCAAGCCAGTGGTTGTGTTCGACCGCATCGCGCACGTCTCCCTTGCCTATCACAAGCCGGTGGTTGCTGATGAAACCCAGGTGGAAACGATTGCGCACAACGACATCGACGCTCTCGAACGCTTGTGCCGCAAACATCCGTTGGTCGTCTATGTATGCGATGGTGTTTACTCCATGGGAGGAACTTCGCCCATCAAAGAACTGCGCCAGCTACAGGATCGTTATGGGCTTTTTTTGTATGTCGACGATGCTCATGGCATATCGCTGTTTGGACGGCAGGGCGAAGGATTTGCGCGCTCTCAGTTTCCGCAAGTGCTAGGTGACCGCACGATTATTGCAGCCTCGCTGGGTAAAGGATTCGGCGCGTCGGGCGGCATATTGATGCTCGGAACCGCCGACCAAGAAGACCTGTTTCGACGCTACTCCATTCCGTATGCGTTTTCCGTGGCTCCCAATCTGGCCGCGGTGGGCGCTGCACTGGGCTCGTGCAAAATTCATCGTTCAGTAGAGCTCAGCGAACGGCAGATGAGGTTAGCGCAACGGATCTCGATCTTTGATAGTCTTGTGGCGACCGCCGAGCAAGGCAATTCACTTCCGATCAGAATGATCTCCATCGGATCGGAAGCCAAAGCGATTGCAATCGTAGGAGAACTTCTCAATGCTGGCTTATATACTTCCGTAACATTCTTTCCAACCGTTGCGCGAGGAAGGGCAGGGATCCGTGTGTGCATCACGGCCGATCATGAGGTCGATGACATAGAGCGGTTGTGCGACTGCATCTTGGAAAAAGTACCCGATGCGACAGCCAAGCCCACCCCTTTGGCGTCGGTCCCTCCTTAA
- a CDS encoding SDR family NAD(P)-dependent oxidoreductase: MLEAGELVAHAVRPIALVTGGARGIGLGIVRRFLADGYRVAFVATRAEHVNKALDYLSWSENRLYAERLDVTQADEVRGFVDRVRLLWGEIGILVNNAGISPKRVDQDTPWLSQTSIEEWARVIDVNLNGPFTLIRLLAPAMITKGYGRIINIGSVAGRAMPMIAGPHYAASKAGLVGLTRAAARDLAPHGITVNCIAPGRVLSDLTGPPEASVNRSALSRIPVGRFGTAEEVAHLAAFLASSKAGFITGATIDITGGEFGA; encoded by the coding sequence ATGTTGGAAGCAGGTGAGCTCGTAGCCCATGCCGTCCGACCGATTGCTCTCGTGACCGGAGGAGCACGCGGAATTGGACTTGGGATCGTACGCCGATTCTTGGCCGACGGCTATCGAGTTGCATTTGTTGCGACGCGAGCAGAACACGTGAATAAGGCGCTTGACTATCTTAGTTGGTCGGAAAATCGACTCTATGCCGAAAGGCTCGACGTAACGCAAGCAGACGAGGTGCGAGGATTTGTTGATCGGGTCCGATTGCTTTGGGGCGAAATTGGGATTCTGGTGAACAATGCAGGCATCTCACCTAAGCGCGTGGACCAGGATACACCCTGGCTGTCGCAGACGTCCATCGAGGAGTGGGCGCGGGTCATTGACGTCAATCTCAACGGCCCCTTCACTCTTATACGACTATTGGCGCCAGCGATGATTACGAAGGGCTACGGACGCATCATCAATATTGGTTCAGTTGCGGGGCGGGCCATGCCAATGATCGCAGGGCCGCACTATGCCGCTTCGAAGGCAGGACTGGTCGGATTAACTCGGGCTGCTGCGCGAGATCTCGCTCCACACGGTATTACCGTAAATTGTATCGCTCCTGGGCGAGTGCTCAGTGATCTGACTGGACCGCCGGAAGCTTCGGTTAACCGCTCCGCTCTTAGCCGGATTCCGGTTGGCCGTTTTGGAACAGCTGAAGAAGTGGCGCACCTTGCGGCCTTTCTAGCCTCGTCGAAAGCGGGCTTTATCACCGGTGCAACGATTGACATTACGGGCGGCGAATTCGGCGCCTAA
- the tnpB gene encoding IS66 family insertion sequence element accessory protein TnpB (TnpB, as the term is used for proteins encoded by IS66 family insertion elements, is considered an accessory protein, since TnpC, encoded by a neighboring gene, is a DDE family transposase.), whose amino-acid sequence MIPSGVKVFLASHPVDFRKGIDGLVALVRDAGSDPFDGALYVFRAKRADRIKIVWWNGSGVCLYLKRLEKAKFCWPRIGHHRVQMNPAQLMALVDGMDWKRVRTVAVKPPEIVG is encoded by the coding sequence ATGATCCCCTCTGGTGTGAAGGTGTTCCTGGCCAGCCATCCAGTCGACTTCCGCAAGGGTATCGATGGCCTTGTTGCGCTGGTGCGCGATGCGGGCTCAGATCCGTTCGACGGTGCGCTTTATGTCTTCCGGGCCAAAAGAGCCGACAGAATAAAGATCGTATGGTGGAATGGCTCCGGCGTGTGCCTCTATTTAAAACGGCTTGAAAAGGCGAAGTTCTGCTGGCCGCGGATCGGGCATCATCGGGTGCAGATGAATCCTGCGCAGTTGATGGCACTGGTGGATGGAATGGACTGGAAGCGGGTCCGGACCGTGGCGGTCAAGCCGCCGGAGATTGTTGGGTAA
- a CDS encoding transposase encodes MIEAVADRLEGAPRQLRRRWSDEFKAQVVTEALEPGASVSAIARRIGIHPSQLFAWRRDARAERHYRSRPSSCEGVVASVAGAVIEIAIGEVVVRAGVDVDEAHLQRVIPAVRSA; translated from the coding sequence ATGATCGAAGCGGTCGCCGACCGTCTTGAGGGAGCGCCGCGTCAGCTTCGCCGACGCTGGTCGGACGAGTTCAAGGCGCAAGTTGTGACAGAGGCGCTGGAGCCTGGCGCGAGCGTCTCGGCGATCGCCCGCCGGATCGGCATTCACCCGTCGCAGCTGTTCGCCTGGCGCCGTGATGCTCGGGCCGAGCGGCATTATCGCTCGCGGCCCTCGAGTTGCGAGGGTGTGGTGGCTTCTGTGGCAGGCGCGGTGATCGAAATTGCGATTGGCGAGGTGGTCGTGCGCGCCGGCGTGGATGTTGACGAGGCGCACTTGCAGCGGGTGATCCCGGCGGTCCGTTCGGCATGA
- a CDS encoding helix-turn-helix transcriptional regulator — MKARALVAWNVRRIRVDRGISQEQLAYDAGIDRSYMGSLERLSENPTIDLLDRIAETLGVHLSEFFVQPPKGATTPRTLPKGRKPAPPRRKKK; from the coding sequence ATGAAAGCTCGTGCGCTTGTGGCCTGGAATGTGCGCCGGATCCGCGTAGATCGCGGTATTTCGCAAGAGCAATTGGCATACGATGCCGGCATTGACCGCTCCTACATGGGCAGTCTTGAGCGGCTATCGGAGAATCCGACAATTGATCTCCTGGACCGTATCGCCGAAACGTTAGGTGTTCATCTGTCCGAGTTCTTTGTTCAGCCGCCCAAAGGAGCGACGACTCCCAGAACCCTTCCCAAGGGTCGCAAGCCGGCGCCTCCACGTCGCAAGAAGAAATAG
- a CDS encoding DUF2285 domain-containing protein — protein MPPDPKVADFAPDAPQLTQYDEQHAITYMRLLDAEADKADWREVARIVLCIDPAREPARARRAFESHLARAKWVTRHGYRDLLRGGPKE, from the coding sequence GTGCCGCCCGATCCCAAGGTTGCAGATTTTGCGCCCGACGCGCCCCAGCTCACACAGTACGACGAGCAACACGCCATCACTTATATGCGTCTCCTCGATGCCGAAGCCGACAAGGCTGATTGGCGCGAGGTCGCGCGCATCGTGCTTTGTATTGATCCCGCCCGAGAACCAGCCCGCGCCCGCCGTGCTTTCGAGAGCCATCTGGCTCGCGCCAAATGGGTGACGCGTCACGGCTACCGTGACCTCCTGCGCGGGGGACCTAAAGAGTGA
- a CDS encoding DUF2285 domain-containing protein, with protein MADGPARWRITSAGSGGLRFAADPQKTFDQQAIFWAPEALSTVLAVSAAASKEYELDIAKLADSKLRHAPDGWHAIVPLGGVKHRLWLRELPASGSMVAVELPLDRNFDIRLQAARRFWLALEQRPLGPPPLALPILTRRRLILAMRAADGRLEGNSYRQIAQGLFGAHRVPDRGWKTDSLRSKIIRLVKIGLRLMRGGYRALLRHKGRDRNDAS; from the coding sequence GTGGCGGACGGTCCAGCGCGATGGCGGATCACTTCCGCCGGAAGTGGGGGCTTACGTTTCGCGGCTGACCCGCAAAAGACGTTCGACCAACAGGCTATTTTCTGGGCTCCTGAGGCGCTGTCGACGGTGCTGGCTGTCTCTGCGGCCGCGTCCAAAGAATACGAATTGGACATCGCCAAACTCGCGGACAGCAAGCTTCGTCATGCGCCGGATGGATGGCATGCAATCGTGCCGCTCGGAGGGGTAAAGCATCGCCTTTGGCTAAGAGAGCTTCCAGCGAGCGGATCGATGGTTGCGGTCGAGCTGCCGCTCGACCGCAATTTCGATATTCGCTTGCAGGCTGCACGTCGATTTTGGCTGGCGCTCGAACAGCGTCCCCTTGGACCACCCCCGCTTGCTCTACCGATCCTGACCCGGCGGCGGCTCATTCTCGCTATGCGAGCAGCGGATGGACGGCTGGAAGGAAACAGCTATCGCCAGATCGCGCAAGGCCTGTTTGGCGCGCATCGCGTTCCCGATCGAGGCTGGAAAACGGACAGTCTGCGCAGCAAGATTATTCGCTTGGTCAAGATAGGGCTACGTCTCATGCGGGGTGGCTATCGTGCATTGCTCCGTCACAAAGGAAGAGACAGGAACGATGCGTCCTGA
- a CDS encoding helix-turn-helix transcriptional regulator produces the protein MLCRMDLRETFANNLRRLRNARGWSQDELALEARISRSYLSQLEKGAYYVSIKVIGRLADKLDVEPDEFLKRPAKRGRAR, from the coding sequence ATGCTTTGCCGCATGGACTTGCGGGAGACATTCGCGAATAATTTACGCCGTCTGCGTAATGCGAGGGGATGGTCCCAAGACGAGCTTGCCCTGGAGGCCAGAATAAGCCGCAGCTATTTGAGTCAGCTTGAAAAGGGCGCGTACTACGTCAGCATAAAAGTCATAGGCCGCCTTGCCGACAAGCTCGACGTTGAACCAGATGAGTTCCTGAAACGGCCGGCAAAGAGGGGCCGCGCCAGGTAG
- a CDS encoding DUF2285 domain-containing protein has protein sequence MPPVPKIADVAPDAPQLTPYDEQHPTTYMRLLDAEADNADWREVARIVLCIDPAREPDRARRAFDSHLARAKWMARHGYRDLLRRGWPKSEQ, from the coding sequence GTGCCGCCCGTTCCCAAGATCGCAGATGTAGCGCCCGACGCGCCCCAGCTCACGCCCTACGACGAGCAACACCCCACCACCTACATGCGTCTCCTCGATGCCGAAGCCGACAACGCGGATTGGCGCGAAGTCGCGCGCATCGTGCTTTGTATTGATCCAGCTCGTGAACCGGATCGCGCCCGCCGTGCGTTCGACAGTCATCTGGCTCGCGCCAAGTGGATGGCGCGGCACGGCTATCGTGATCTCCTGCGCCGGGGCTGGCCGAAGAGTGAACAGTGA
- a CDS encoding DUF2285 domain-containing protein: MSAANDPARWRSTSAGSGGFRFAADPQKRFDQQAIFWAPEALSTVLPVREVVSPAASKQYDLDIAKLPGGELRHAPDGWHAIVPIGAVKHRLWLRELPPRGSMVAVELPLDRDFDIRLRAARRFWLALEQRPLGPPPLALSILARRRLILAMRAADGWLRGNSYRNIAQGLFGTLRVPDRGWKTDDLRSRTIRLVKMGLRLIRGGYRALLRHKSKDKHDAS, encoded by the coding sequence TTGTCGGCAGCGAACGATCCAGCGCGATGGCGGAGCACTTCCGCCGGAAGTGGGGGCTTTCGTTTCGCCGCTGATCCGCAAAAGAGGTTCGACCAACAGGCCATTTTCTGGGCGCCTGAGGCGCTGTCGACCGTGCTACCCGTCCGCGAAGTTGTCTCTCCGGCGGCATCTAAACAATACGACCTGGATATTGCCAAACTACCGGGCGGCGAGCTTCGTCATGCGCCCGATGGATGGCATGCCATCGTGCCGATCGGAGCGGTAAAGCATCGCCTTTGGCTAAGAGAGCTTCCACCGCGCGGATCGATGGTTGCGGTCGAGTTGCCGCTCGACCGCGATTTCGACATTCGTCTGCGGGCAGCGCGTCGATTTTGGCTGGCGCTCGAACAGCGTCCCCTCGGACCACCCCCGCTTGCTCTATCGATCCTGGCCCGGCGGCGGCTCATCCTCGCTATGCGAGCAGCGGATGGATGGCTGAGAGGAAACAGCTATCGCAACATCGCGCAAGGCCTGTTTGGCACACTTCGCGTTCCCGATCGAGGCTGGAAAACGGACGATCTGCGCAGCCGGACCATTCGTCTCGTCAAGATGGGGCTACGTCTCATACGGGGCGGCTATCGTGCACTGCTCCGTCACAAGAGCAAAGACAAGCACGACGCGTCATGA
- a CDS encoding phosphocholine cytidylyltransferase family protein: MAINAPKNAIILAAGLGSRLRPLTDLRPKPLVEVNGTAILHNALRSLDAVGVEEVTIVVGYRKDAIEYACGRRFGTLEINYVDSPAFDSTGSAYSLWLARDTLLSGDCYVLEGDVFFELDVLRYLMKGDAPDAAAVVPFNEMMEGSAVLMSDTGLISEFRMKQTAENLVVDGPTLYKTMNLLRFAASTLRGTIVPALDEIIASGATRSYTEELLAYLIERRGLQLAGARCDGLRWYEIDTPADWRIAESIFAGRPALPPPPT; this comes from the coding sequence ATGGCTATCAATGCTCCCAAAAACGCGATCATTCTCGCCGCTGGCCTTGGCTCTCGCCTGCGACCGCTAACGGATCTACGGCCGAAACCTTTGGTCGAGGTCAACGGCACGGCTATCCTCCATAATGCGCTTCGAAGTCTGGACGCTGTCGGCGTGGAAGAGGTGACGATCGTCGTCGGTTACCGCAAGGACGCTATTGAATACGCGTGCGGTCGCCGTTTCGGCACGCTTGAGATCAATTACGTCGACTCCCCGGCCTTTGACAGTACCGGAAGTGCGTATTCGCTGTGGCTTGCGCGCGACACATTGCTATCGGGCGACTGCTACGTTCTGGAAGGAGACGTCTTTTTCGAGCTGGATGTTCTGCGCTACTTGATGAAGGGCGACGCTCCTGATGCAGCTGCCGTGGTGCCCTTCAATGAAATGATGGAAGGATCGGCCGTTTTAATGTCGGATACTGGCTTGATTTCCGAATTCCGGATGAAGCAAACAGCGGAAAACCTCGTTGTCGACGGTCCAACTCTCTACAAAACGATGAATTTGCTGCGGTTTGCCGCCTCGACCCTCAGGGGCACGATCGTTCCAGCTCTCGACGAAATCATCGCCTCCGGCGCCACGCGATCCTATACCGAGGAACTCCTGGCTTATTTGATTGAACGACGCGGACTGCAGCTTGCGGGGGCGCGGTGCGATGGTTTGAGGTGGTATGAGATCGACACTCCCGCCGATTGGCGGATCGCCGAGAGCATATTTGCGGGCCGACCAGCATTGCCGCCACCACCGACTTAA